A genomic region of Streptomyces sp. R33 contains the following coding sequences:
- the pabB gene encoding aminodeoxychorismate synthase component I, whose translation MRTLLVDNYDSFTYNLFHYLTEVNGREPEVVRNDDPHWKLTELGAFDNVVVSPGPGTPRRAADFGICAEIVERSPLPLLGICLGHQGIGHVHGATVARAPEPRHGRTSPVLHDGTGLFAGLPSPMEVVRYHSLAVTDLPAELEATAWTPDGILMGLRHRTRPMWGVQFHPESICSQYGIELLANFADLTRANHAKATRRRPAGTPASASASAPAPAADAPVRRLRLVTHELPTRWSPETVYDQLFRGNDHAYWLDSSLPGGDRGRFSVMGDATGPLARVATADVWSGCVTVESAGGASELVAAPFLEWVDRDLRSLHTELPELPFDFALGWVGYLGYELKAECGGDLVHRSPEADATVVFADRALVFDHVAHTTHLLALVEGTGEQSAAAADAWLIGTAERLAQLAGLTLPAPRPTAPSGEIRLRHDRGAYLGLIDSCLEEIAAGETYEVCLTNMAEAEARLDPWAAYRSLRRTSPAPFAALLQFGELSVLSTSPERFLRVSRDGLVESSPIKGTRPRGSTPQEEAELIADLLTDEKDRSENLMIVDLVRNDLGRCAVPGSVEAEELFRVETYATVHQLVSTVRARLRPELSAVDCVRAAFPGGSMTGAPKIRTMQIIDRLEAGPRGVYSGAIGYFSLSGAADLSIVIRTATVTADRVRYGVGGAVVALSDPAAEYEETAVKSAPLLALTNTRFPERRRHRIPS comes from the coding sequence ATGCGCACGCTGCTCGTCGACAACTACGACTCGTTTACCTATAACCTCTTCCACTATCTGACCGAGGTGAATGGTCGGGAGCCGGAAGTCGTTCGAAATGACGACCCGCACTGGAAGCTCACGGAACTCGGCGCGTTCGACAACGTCGTGGTCTCGCCCGGACCCGGCACCCCGCGCAGGGCGGCCGACTTCGGCATCTGCGCCGAGATCGTCGAGCGCTCGCCGCTGCCGCTGCTGGGCATCTGCCTCGGCCACCAGGGCATCGGGCACGTGCACGGCGCCACGGTCGCCCGTGCGCCGGAGCCCCGCCACGGCCGCACCTCGCCCGTCCTGCACGACGGCACCGGCCTGTTCGCCGGGCTGCCCTCCCCGATGGAGGTGGTCCGCTACCACTCGCTCGCCGTGACGGACCTGCCCGCCGAGCTCGAGGCCACCGCGTGGACGCCGGACGGCATTCTGATGGGGCTGCGGCACCGGACGCGGCCGATGTGGGGGGTGCAGTTCCACCCCGAATCGATTTGCAGTCAGTACGGGATCGAGCTGCTTGCAAACTTCGCCGATCTGACCCGCGCGAACCACGCGAAGGCGACCCGCCGCCGGCCTGCCGGCACGCCCGCTTCCGCTTCCGCTTCCGCACCCGCTCCCGCCGCCGATGCCCCGGTCCGCCGGCTGCGGCTGGTCACGCACGAGCTGCCCACCCGGTGGTCCCCCGAGACCGTCTACGACCAGCTCTTCCGCGGCAACGACCACGCCTACTGGCTGGACAGCAGCCTGCCCGGCGGCGACCGCGGCCGGTTCTCGGTCATGGGCGATGCCACCGGCCCGCTCGCCCGGGTCGCCACCGCCGACGTGTGGAGCGGGTGCGTCACCGTCGAGTCGGCGGGCGGTGCGAGCGAGCTGGTCGCCGCCCCCTTCCTGGAGTGGGTCGACCGCGACCTGCGCTCCTTGCACACCGAACTCCCCGAGCTCCCCTTCGACTTCGCGCTCGGCTGGGTCGGCTACCTCGGATACGAGCTGAAGGCGGAATGCGGCGGCGATCTCGTGCACCGCTCGCCGGAGGCCGACGCCACCGTGGTCTTCGCCGACCGCGCCCTGGTCTTCGACCACGTCGCGCACACCACCCACCTGCTGGCCCTGGTGGAGGGGACCGGCGAGCAGTCCGCGGCCGCGGCCGACGCCTGGCTGATCGGCACGGCGGAGAGGCTCGCCCAGCTCGCGGGCCTGACCCTGCCGGCCCCCCGGCCGACCGCCCCGAGCGGGGAGATCCGGCTGCGCCACGACCGCGGGGCCTATCTGGGCCTCATCGACTCCTGCCTGGAGGAGATCGCCGCCGGCGAGACGTACGAGGTCTGCCTCACGAACATGGCCGAGGCCGAAGCCCGCCTCGACCCCTGGGCCGCGTACCGCTCCCTGCGCCGCACCAGCCCGGCGCCGTTCGCCGCGCTGCTCCAGTTCGGCGAGCTGTCCGTGCTCAGCACCTCCCCCGAGCGGTTCCTGCGGGTCTCCCGCGACGGGCTCGTCGAGTCCTCGCCCATCAAGGGCACCCGGCCGCGCGGCAGCACCCCGCAGGAGGAGGCGGAGCTGATCGCGGACCTGCTGACCGACGAGAAGGACCGCTCCGAGAACCTGATGATCGTCGACCTGGTCCGCAACGACCTCGGGCGCTGCGCCGTACCGGGCTCGGTCGAGGCCGAGGAGCTGTTCCGGGTCGAGACGTACGCCACCGTCCACCAGCTGGTGAGCACCGTACGGGCGCGCCTGCGGCCGGAGCTCTCGGCCGTGGACTGCGTACGGGCCGCCTTCCCGGGCGGGTCGATGACCGGGGCACCCAAGATCCGGACGATGCAGATCATCGACCGGCTGGAGGCGGGTCCGCGCGGGGTGTACTCGGGGGCCATCGGCTACTTCTCGCTGTCCGGCGCCGCGGACCTGAGCATCGTGATCCGTACCGCCACGGTCACCGCCGACCGCGTCCGGTACGGGGTCGGCGGGGCCGTGGTGGCCCTGTCCGATCCGGCCGCCGAGTACGAGGAGACGGCCGTCAAGTCGGCTCCGCTGCTGGCGCTGACGAATACCCGGTTCCCGGAGAGGCGGCGACACCGGATCCCGTCCTGA
- a CDS encoding class I SAM-dependent methyltransferase, whose amino-acid sequence MSQVSQLSQLQSYERSLLRSRLSLTRQDRPRVFTLGDREWDLFDEVFAPVYSPSTGVALELLGLNKLDTNPRSGSFLEMGCGTGVIAVTAALAGYERVVAADISPSAVENAAVNAERHGVADRLQALHSDLFSGLRESERFDIVFWSSNYVMGPESYEYKSVHERAYVDTGYQAHRRYLEQSVHWTTPGGRVLLHFSDRGDLAALHEMADGCGRELSTVASHRVREGEYGEDMVEHMLLEIKPISA is encoded by the coding sequence ATGTCTCAGGTGTCACAGCTGTCTCAGCTCCAGAGCTACGAGCGGTCGCTGCTGCGCAGCCGGCTGTCGCTGACCCGGCAGGACCGGCCGCGGGTGTTCACGCTCGGCGACCGCGAGTGGGACCTGTTCGACGAGGTCTTCGCCCCCGTCTACTCCCCTTCGACGGGTGTGGCCCTCGAGCTGCTCGGCCTCAACAAGCTTGACACGAACCCGCGTTCCGGTTCGTTCCTGGAGATGGGGTGCGGCACCGGCGTGATCGCCGTGACCGCCGCGCTGGCCGGATACGAGCGGGTCGTGGCGGCCGACATCAGCCCCTCCGCCGTGGAGAACGCCGCCGTCAACGCGGAGCGGCACGGGGTGGCGGACCGGCTGCAGGCGCTGCACAGCGACCTGTTCTCCGGCCTGCGCGAGAGCGAGCGGTTCGACATCGTCTTCTGGAGCTCCAACTACGTTATGGGGCCCGAGAGTTACGAGTACAAGTCGGTGCACGAGCGGGCATACGTGGACACCGGGTACCAGGCGCACCGCCGGTATCTGGAGCAGTCCGTGCACTGGACCACCCCGGGCGGCCGCGTCCTGCTCCACTTCAGCGACCGCGGCGACCTGGCGGCACTGCACGAGATGGCGGACGGATGCGGGCGCGAGCTGTCGACCGTGGCGAGCCACCGGGTCCGCGAGGGGGAGTACGGAGAGGACATGGTCGAGCACATGCTGCTCGAGATCAAGCCAATCTCGGCCTGA
- a CDS encoding helix-turn-helix domain-containing protein, with the protein MVDHAYEMLELLNREAPAAAFDDVVRKARESGLSGDALAQLTRARDQSLGIRALFVRRQQREAGLAALVDTARDLTLPYDLDELLKVITRRARLLLGLDMAWVSFDDLDAQCSRVRSADGHASALTIGFAIPLTGGGVGKRAADGSAPFWSADYMSDKTFQHSPVIDEVVQAEGLHAVMAVPLRHAGTTLGALYVADRHIRHFTPDEVSLMSSLADLATVAIEKARLLEQTRYEVVELEQDTSRALDSSTTARQLRETHGRLLDLVLQGGGLGNLAAEAVKGLEGTLLVRDAAGRNLACPGGEPPELDESEIRTVLLDAHTDRQPRSTGDGVWVASVAAGDEMLGTLILVCDEPATDRQIQLLALTAQVTAVVLLMEQGMAAAEGHMRDEFFHDLLRGTSLSPVQIAEQSRRLALDLDEPHVIVIARPEGGVQGRVLAWAASYANRHHGLKSVDGDIVVLLLPGTQAGAIARTASKELSEVLGKPVTAGSAGPVDDPAGIVHLYQEARRVLDAVAALTGPGSTASPEELGFLGVLLSEKPNIAGFINDTIGPVLDYDDQQYTELIRTMEAYFASANSPSRAAESLHVHPNTVSRRLERITEILGEDWQKPTQALQVQLALQLQRTRQALNKGPRGDQPRQTIG; encoded by the coding sequence GTGGTTGACCACGCTTACGAAATGCTGGAACTGCTGAACAGAGAGGCGCCTGCGGCTGCCTTCGACGACGTGGTCCGCAAAGCCCGTGAGTCCGGCCTGTCCGGGGACGCCCTCGCCCAGCTGACCAGGGCCCGAGACCAGAGTCTCGGCATCCGCGCACTCTTCGTACGCCGCCAGCAGCGCGAGGCCGGCCTGGCCGCCCTCGTGGACACCGCGCGCGACCTGACCCTGCCGTACGACCTCGACGAGCTGCTGAAGGTGATCACCCGCCGGGCCCGGCTGCTCCTCGGGCTCGACATGGCCTGGGTCAGCTTCGACGACCTCGACGCGCAGTGCTCCAGGGTGCGTTCGGCCGACGGCCACGCCTCCGCGCTCACCATCGGGTTCGCCATCCCGCTGACCGGCGGGGGCGTCGGCAAGCGCGCGGCGGACGGATCGGCCCCGTTCTGGTCGGCCGACTACATGAGTGACAAAACCTTCCAGCACAGCCCCGTCATCGACGAGGTGGTACAGGCCGAGGGTCTGCACGCCGTCATGGCCGTCCCGCTGCGGCACGCCGGAACCACCCTGGGCGCCCTGTACGTGGCGGACCGGCACATCCGGCACTTCACCCCGGACGAGGTGTCGCTGATGAGTTCGCTCGCCGACCTCGCCACCGTTGCGATCGAAAAGGCCCGGCTGCTGGAGCAGACCCGGTACGAGGTCGTCGAGCTGGAGCAGGACACCTCCCGCGCCCTGGACTCCTCCACCACCGCCCGCCAGCTCCGCGAGACGCACGGCCGCCTGCTCGACCTGGTGCTCCAGGGCGGCGGCCTCGGCAACCTGGCCGCCGAGGCGGTCAAGGGCTTAGAGGGCACGCTGCTCGTACGGGACGCGGCCGGCCGCAACCTCGCCTGCCCGGGCGGCGAGCCCCCCGAGCTGGACGAATCCGAGATACGCACCGTCCTGCTGGACGCGCACACCGACCGGCAGCCGCGCAGCACGGGCGACGGGGTGTGGGTCGCCTCGGTCGCCGCCGGCGACGAGATGCTGGGCACGCTCATCCTGGTCTGCGACGAGCCGGCCACCGACCGCCAGATCCAGCTCCTCGCGCTCACCGCCCAGGTCACCGCCGTGGTGCTGCTGATGGAGCAGGGCATGGCCGCCGCCGAGGGCCACATGCGGGACGAGTTCTTCCACGACCTGCTGCGGGGCACCTCGCTGTCCCCGGTGCAGATCGCCGAGCAGAGCCGCCGCCTCGCGCTCGACCTCGACGAACCCCACGTCATCGTGATCGCCCGGCCCGAGGGCGGGGTCCAGGGCCGCGTGCTCGCCTGGGCCGCCTCGTACGCCAACCGCCACCACGGCCTCAAGAGCGTGGACGGCGACATCGTGGTGCTGCTGCTGCCCGGCACCCAGGCCGGAGCCATCGCCCGTACGGCCTCCAAAGAGCTCTCCGAGGTGCTCGGCAAGCCCGTCACGGCCGGCTCCGCCGGTCCCGTCGACGATCCGGCCGGGATCGTCCACCTGTACCAGGAGGCCCGCCGGGTCCTGGACGCGGTCGCGGCGCTCACCGGCCCCGGCAGCACGGCGTCCCCCGAGGAGCTGGGCTTCCTCGGTGTCCTCCTCTCCGAGAAGCCGAACATCGCCGGGTTCATCAACGACACCATCGGCCCCGTCCTCGACTACGACGACCAGCAGTACACCGAGCTGATCCGCACCATGGAGGCGTACTTCGCCTCGGCCAACAGCCCCTCCAGGGCCGCCGAGTCCCTGCACGTCCACCCGAACACGGTCTCGCGCAGGCTGGAGCGGATCACCGAGATCCTGGGCGAGGACTGGCAGAAGCCCACCCAGGCCCTCCAGGTACAGCTGGCCCTCCAGCTCCAGCGGACCCGGCAGGCGCTGAACAAGGGCCCCCGCGGGGACCAGCCCCGGCAGACCATCGGCTGA
- a CDS encoding transposase, with protein MSAPSLERLETLSSRFVPDLVVAELCAELFASLPRSDQRRKGEVYLRGLLKAEGRKSIRNIAAHVGDRAAEQSLHHFVVSSTWDWGPVRAALARYLERALRPRAWVVQPVVISKAGTESVGVARRFVPERGQMVNSQVAFGVWSVGEDHSCPVNWRLALTQKWRDSVGPLSPNVHESELATSPLECAAGAVEELRDWVGQNRRPVVFDLPDVDPAAVARRFGPAGTHFVASARGSMRVRCVDPVLPSSGNRELAAHQLLLMAGTLRRPVTWLDPLTLQQRTTLVVGVRVELPQAPRPLLLFGEWSDPRGWPEQCWVTDMTQAPPGGLLRLAKRAQHVEADFRDVSQKVGLTDFGGRSFGGWHRHTTLASAAHAVRVLTQGAVDR; from the coding sequence ATGAGCGCACCCAGTCTCGAACGCCTGGAGACCCTGAGCAGCCGGTTCGTACCGGACCTGGTCGTCGCCGAACTCTGCGCCGAGCTGTTCGCCTCGCTGCCGCGCAGCGATCAGCGGCGCAAGGGGGAGGTGTACCTGCGCGGTCTCCTGAAGGCCGAAGGACGCAAGTCGATACGCAACATCGCGGCGCACGTCGGCGACCGCGCGGCCGAGCAGAGCCTGCACCACTTCGTGGTCTCGTCCACCTGGGACTGGGGTCCCGTACGGGCCGCCCTCGCCCGGTATCTCGAGCGGGCGCTGCGCCCCCGCGCCTGGGTCGTGCAGCCCGTGGTCATCTCCAAGGCCGGCACGGAGTCGGTCGGGGTGGCCCGCCGCTTCGTGCCCGAGCGGGGGCAGATGGTCAACAGCCAGGTGGCGTTCGGGGTCTGGTCCGTCGGCGAGGACCACAGCTGCCCGGTGAACTGGCGGCTCGCGCTCACCCAGAAGTGGCGCGACAGCGTCGGCCCCCTCTCCCCCAACGTCCACGAGTCGGAACTGGCGACCAGCCCGCTCGAATGCGCCGCCGGAGCCGTCGAGGAGCTGCGCGACTGGGTCGGCCAGAACCGCCGCCCGGTGGTGTTCGACCTGCCCGACGTCGATCCGGCCGCGGTGGCCCGACGGTTCGGCCCGGCCGGGACGCATTTCGTGGCCTCGGCCCGCGGTTCGATGCGGGTCCGCTGCGTGGACCCGGTCCTGCCGAGCAGCGGCAACCGGGAACTGGCCGCGCATCAGCTGCTGTTGATGGCCGGGACCTTACGCCGTCCGGTGACCTGGCTGGACCCGCTGACCCTCCAGCAGCGCACCACGCTGGTGGTCGGCGTACGGGTGGAGCTGCCGCAGGCGCCCCGGCCGCTGCTGCTGTTCGGCGAGTGGAGCGATCCGCGCGGCTGGCCCGAGCAGTGCTGGGTCACCGACATGACGCAGGCGCCTCCCGGCGGGCTGCTGCGGCTCGCGAAGCGGGCGCAGCACGTCGAGGCCGACTTCAGGGACGTCTCCCAGAAGGTCGGGCTCACCGACTTCGGCGGCCGTTCCTTCGGCGGCTGGCACCGGCACACCACCCTGGCCTCCGCCGCGCACGCGGTGCGGGTGCTCACCCAGGGGGCCGTCGACCGGTAG
- a CDS encoding DUF397 domain-containing protein — MTRFEFVKSSYSSVTTDSDCVEVATNVAGTVAVRDSKRADGAVVEVGDLAWAVFARTV; from the coding sequence ATGACCCGCTTTGAATTCGTGAAGTCCAGCTACAGCAGTGTCACGACTGACTCGGACTGCGTCGAGGTGGCCACGAACGTGGCCGGGACCGTCGCCGTCCGGGACAGCAAGCGGGCCGACGGGGCGGTCGTCGAAGTCGGCGACCTGGCGTGGGCGGTGTTCGCGCGCACGGTGTGA
- a CDS encoding helix-turn-helix transcriptional regulator produces MREGQGNRVSTVLGRRLGGELNRLRTAAGKTQLQAAREISATATKIVKMESGWVPMRDPDIRVLCEFYGVTDSQAVSGLLDLARLDRERRKAKGWWRHIPTMGNLAEYVAMEDVAVRIRTWQLALIPGLLQTADYIRALGVSSDSWTHPDEIEVLVTSRIKRQSRLWDERPLEFHAVLWEAALRQQIGGPDVMRGQLNHLLEMAKQPHIHVQVLPFRVGAHHAVAGAFNIVSFADPGALDVGYSEGIATTLWVEGADGNEAYARAFDRVSRMSLSPHDSLNLIDAISKGYAGS; encoded by the coding sequence ATGCGAGAAGGCCAGGGCAACCGGGTGTCGACGGTGCTGGGGCGCAGGCTGGGTGGCGAACTGAACAGGCTGCGCACGGCGGCGGGCAAGACCCAGCTGCAGGCGGCCCGAGAGATCAGCGCCACGGCGACGAAGATCGTGAAGATGGAGAGCGGCTGGGTTCCGATGCGGGACCCGGACATCCGTGTGCTGTGCGAGTTCTACGGCGTGACGGACTCGCAGGCGGTGAGCGGGCTGTTGGACCTGGCGCGCCTGGACCGTGAGCGCCGCAAGGCCAAGGGCTGGTGGCGACACATCCCCACGATGGGAAATCTGGCCGAGTACGTGGCGATGGAGGACGTCGCCGTCCGTATCCGCACGTGGCAGCTCGCTCTGATCCCCGGTTTGCTCCAGACCGCCGACTACATCCGCGCGTTGGGCGTCAGTTCCGACTCGTGGACGCATCCGGACGAGATCGAGGTCTTGGTGACCTCACGGATCAAGCGGCAGTCGCGGCTCTGGGACGAGAGGCCGCTGGAGTTCCACGCGGTGCTCTGGGAGGCCGCTCTGCGTCAGCAGATCGGCGGCCCCGATGTGATGAGGGGGCAGCTGAACCACCTGCTGGAAATGGCCAAGCAGCCCCATATCCACGTGCAGGTGCTGCCGTTCAGGGTGGGTGCGCACCATGCCGTCGCAGGGGCGTTCAACATCGTGTCGTTCGCTGACCCCGGAGCACTGGACGTCGGCTACTCCGAGGGCATCGCGACTACATTGTGGGTGGAGGGTGCGGACGGCAACGAGGCATACGCCCGGGCGTTCGACCGCGTGTCACGGATGAGCCTCTCACCGCACGACTCCCTGAACCTGATCGACGCCATCAGCAAGGGGTATGCAGGCTCATGA
- a CDS encoding ATP-binding protein produces MDEPTRCDVRNYPPRQDSVPAARRRAAWLAVAWGLPQLASDAALLTSELTTNALLHGSLRDRYLRVEVQLTGAVLRIAVTDPKGERRPEPRAAAHDEQYGRGLQIVGAVAERWGDSARVIGKTVWAELGAGGPR; encoded by the coding sequence ATGGACGAGCCGACGCGATGCGACGTACGGAACTACCCGCCCCGGCAGGACTCGGTGCCCGCGGCCCGGCGGCGAGCCGCCTGGCTCGCGGTGGCGTGGGGGCTGCCCCAGCTGGCTTCGGACGCGGCGCTGCTGACCAGCGAGCTCACCACCAACGCGCTGCTGCACGGCTCGCTGCGGGACCGGTACCTACGGGTCGAGGTACAGCTCACGGGAGCAGTGCTCCGTATCGCGGTCACCGATCCGAAAGGCGAACGGCGGCCCGAACCGCGAGCGGCTGCCCACGATGAGCAGTACGGCCGGGGGCTGCAGATCGTGGGCGCCGTCGCGGAGCGGTGGGGGGACTCCGCGAGGGTCATCGGCAAGACGGTATGGGCCGAGCTGGGCGCCGGAGGGCCCCGTTAG
- a CDS encoding DUF1266 domain-containing protein, whose translation MGTWIAPSAIERELYEAKASGEWGRYLDVLARSELFLPQSRSQIDAEPAQARFHPVGHTLPVYTRGMLPVPTAETVFVRQSLAWFANAWDHRDPPYLAVNPGSPAEAYLTTGPADLARWRAHWDAATTWGLAPGAVHALHTGGPLHGPVARGLAVGAHLAVSNGEFWNALAYHGSGYTRERERLRKSWGITTREEWLDVLHRMLNAEIVSPVWEFVLRIRRILASDFAGPVDVEHWRHAAEASLRRNAERAAEPQLTPDGVTVAQPRPTAEVEGEIAGVQRLIGRIARYEQRFRADGLLPEGGYVRSVEGWDIGRASQMARWGLGTRYGTLEEAERAVLRAGEAAADTYRSWAEFSAGYLLGRCLHFDEEEFGEWYASSLATHLTLTTEPSSPWLNIPWS comes from the coding sequence ATGGGGACCTGGATCGCGCCGAGCGCCATCGAGAGAGAGCTGTACGAGGCCAAGGCCTCCGGCGAGTGGGGCCGGTACCTCGACGTACTCGCCCGCTCCGAGCTGTTCCTCCCCCAGTCCCGCAGCCAGATCGACGCCGAGCCCGCACAGGCCCGCTTCCACCCGGTCGGCCACACCCTCCCCGTCTACACGCGCGGAATGCTGCCCGTCCCCACTGCCGAGACCGTCTTCGTACGCCAGAGCCTGGCCTGGTTCGCCAACGCCTGGGACCACCGCGACCCCCCGTACCTCGCCGTGAACCCCGGCAGCCCCGCCGAGGCCTACCTCACCACCGGCCCGGCCGACCTCGCCCGCTGGCGCGCCCACTGGGACGCCGCGACCACCTGGGGCCTGGCGCCCGGCGCCGTACACGCCCTGCACACCGGCGGGCCGCTGCACGGGCCCGTTGCGCGCGGACTGGCCGTGGGAGCCCATCTGGCCGTCAGCAACGGGGAGTTCTGGAACGCGCTCGCCTACCACGGCAGCGGTTACACCCGCGAGCGCGAACGCCTCCGCAAGTCCTGGGGCATCACCACCCGCGAGGAGTGGCTCGACGTCCTGCACCGCATGCTGAACGCCGAGATCGTCAGCCCCGTCTGGGAGTTCGTCCTGCGCATCCGCCGGATCCTCGCCTCCGACTTCGCCGGGCCCGTCGACGTCGAACACTGGCGGCACGCCGCCGAGGCCAGCCTGCGCCGCAATGCCGAACGGGCCGCCGAACCGCAGCTCACCCCCGACGGCGTCACGGTCGCGCAGCCGCGCCCCACCGCGGAGGTCGAGGGCGAGATCGCCGGCGTACAGCGCCTCATCGGACGCATCGCCCGGTACGAGCAGCGCTTCCGGGCCGACGGACTGCTCCCCGAGGGGGGATACGTACGCTCCGTCGAGGGCTGGGACATCGGCCGGGCCTCCCAGATGGCCCGCTGGGGCCTCGGCACGCGCTACGGCACGCTGGAGGAGGCGGAGCGCGCGGTGCTCCGCGCGGGGGAGGCGGCCGCCGACACGTACCGCTCCTGGGCGGAGTTCTCCGCCGGTTACCTGCTCGGCCGCTGCCTGCACTTCGACGAGGAGGAGTTCGGGGAGTGGTACGCGAGCTCCCTCGCCACCCACCTGACCCTGACCACCGAGCCGTCGAGCCCCTGGCTCAACATCCCCTGGAGCTAG